From Leptospira limi, one genomic window encodes:
- a CDS encoding AAA family ATPase gives MTSSPNKLSASPTIPQNKGKEKKFDISDILEDGPIPLGKGEPQNLDLDEKLRKAYFWITNFAIINPFYDIEYNDTPPLRFSIGDSKSTITLPTAQSYSSFVLLPLLSLIVKGKCLLVGGPGRGKTASAILMGVLAGYSIKEIKRAIQHGQPQMTITDLLGNPLPSDMMQAKSMDEIKIAWRKWLGMQVKIIDEYNRIPTRTQSALLTIMGDNYAEIYDQIYECPDAAWYLTANDDAGGGTYQVIEALKDRIDVVVKAPHFNTRFIKELIQRVEEGYKPESLVPKEIIFSEEEMKNIGEQIKRVNFPPGLRRRMEFFASQFEFMEYAGEQLEYKTKDTAKLSATDFGRLSSLETGKDKIKDIGSQTKNGLSVRAIFTCINYAKALAYFRGLSEVTLDDLSHILPFVLHDKLVQNIDSPFFEEADNQIYRSDRVSWIRKLFTLSLSEYERLGLDKNDKIAKLTETFEMGLEGLSTKETKQRLVEIEKEIESISKQRKLYGHMFDDLLNLKYLHQRYTNYLKWAESNV, from the coding sequence ATGACTTCTTCTCCCAATAAACTTTCTGCATCACCAACCATCCCACAAAACAAGGGTAAGGAGAAAAAATTTGATATCTCCGACATTCTGGAAGATGGACCAATCCCTTTGGGAAAGGGGGAACCACAAAACCTAGATTTGGATGAAAAATTAAGGAAGGCATATTTTTGGATCACCAATTTTGCCATCATCAATCCGTTTTATGACATTGAATACAATGACACACCACCATTAAGGTTTTCAATTGGTGATTCTAAATCCACTATCACACTCCCAACTGCACAAAGTTATTCGAGTTTTGTTTTACTCCCTCTACTATCACTGATCGTAAAAGGAAAATGTTTGTTAGTTGGTGGACCCGGGCGAGGGAAAACTGCATCAGCAATCCTTATGGGTGTTCTTGCTGGTTATTCCATCAAAGAAATCAAACGAGCCATTCAACACGGCCAACCACAAATGACAATTACAGATTTATTAGGGAACCCTCTTCCAAGTGATATGATGCAAGCCAAATCAATGGATGAAATCAAAATTGCATGGCGAAAATGGCTTGGGATGCAAGTAAAAATCATCGATGAATACAATCGGATTCCCACAAGGACCCAGTCTGCCCTACTCACTATCATGGGAGATAACTACGCTGAGATTTATGACCAAATTTATGAATGCCCTGATGCCGCTTGGTATTTAACAGCAAATGATGATGCGGGTGGAGGTACTTACCAAGTCATTGAAGCACTAAAGGATAGGATTGATGTAGTAGTAAAGGCTCCACACTTTAATACTCGTTTCATTAAAGAACTCATCCAAAGGGTCGAAGAAGGTTATAAACCGGAATCCCTCGTACCCAAAGAAATCATTTTTTCGGAAGAGGAAATGAAAAACATAGGGGAACAAATCAAACGGGTAAATTTTCCACCAGGACTTCGCCGTCGGATGGAATTTTTTGCCTCTCAATTTGAATTTATGGAATATGCAGGTGAACAATTGGAATACAAAACCAAAGACACTGCAAAACTGAGTGCCACAGATTTTGGCCGTTTGTCTTCTTTAGAAACAGGGAAAGATAAAATTAAAGACATCGGATCCCAAACAAAAAACGGACTGAGTGTACGAGCCATCTTTACTTGTATCAATTATGCAAAGGCTCTCGCTTATTTTCGAGGACTCAGTGAAGTAACACTCGATGACCTAAGCCATATATTACCATTTGTTTTACATGATAAATTGGTTCAAAATATAGACTCACCTTTTTTTGAAGAAGCAGATAACCAAATTTACCGAAGTGATCGTGTGAGTTGGATTCGAAAATTATTTACATTATCTCTCAGTGAATACGAACGACTTGGTTTGGATAAAAACGATAAAATTGCCAAACTTACAGAAACATTCGAAATGGGATTGGAAGGTTTGTCGACAAAAGAAACCAAACAAAGACTTGTAGAAATTGAGAAAGAAATCGAATCAATATCCAAACAACGAAAGTTATACGGGCATATGTTTGATGATTTATTAAACTTAAAGTATTTACACCAAAGGTATACAAATTATTTAAAGTGGGCGGAATCGAATGTATGA
- a CDS encoding vWA domain-containing protein, with protein sequence MDFVKVWESKWEEALKLWSDYVKLSPAKFLFSEEEEKTEGLTSSFAAIRLKDHRVLLSVNQIQNYHLEDFALEILGHEIGHHVYCPGDLADQAKLVYISNVAMPRLNHLTPMIVNIYEDLFINDHLKRQNHLRMEEVYLKLGKQKDPFWNFYMRTYELLWALPTATLTEGTLSDQIQSDAALVSRMIRNFPNDWSKGMFDFASICFPYFFEGEKESEPNHLKLLLDTLDAGKGMSPPSGLSDVEISSELFPLEGVTGSKNSLTPSDYSSICKSMGIDADISEITYRYYKDKALPYLVPFPERKIPGAKEEILEGNDLWDPGSPIEKINWLESTIKSPVIIPGYTTVEDVYGETESNEIKVNPIDLDLFVDCSGSMPNPKQDLSYLTLAGAIIALSALKTGSSVRVTLWSGEREFLTTDGFIQNEKEILKVLTGYFGGGTCFPLELLEDEYKDPPKRKRHILVISDDGIDTMFTQNYPRDPRAIVKNALEQAQGGGSMVLQLYQPNHNPVVKELEESGWDIYPIQNWTDLLQFSKDFVEKNYVRNQTLH encoded by the coding sequence GTGGATTTTGTCAAGGTTTGGGAATCAAAATGGGAAGAAGCTCTCAAACTTTGGAGTGATTATGTAAAACTATCACCTGCAAAATTTTTATTTTCAGAAGAAGAGGAAAAAACAGAAGGACTCACTTCATCCTTTGCTGCCATTCGCTTAAAAGACCATAGAGTCTTACTTTCTGTGAACCAAATCCAAAACTATCATCTCGAAGATTTTGCATTGGAAATTTTAGGACATGAAATCGGACACCATGTGTATTGCCCAGGTGATTTGGCCGACCAAGCAAAACTTGTTTATATCTCGAACGTTGCCATGCCAAGGCTAAATCACCTAACTCCGATGATCGTGAATATTTACGAAGATTTGTTTATCAACGACCATCTCAAACGACAAAATCATTTAAGAATGGAAGAAGTATACCTAAAGTTAGGAAAACAGAAGGATCCATTTTGGAATTTTTATATGCGTACTTATGAGTTATTGTGGGCACTTCCCACTGCAACTCTCACCGAAGGGACGTTAAGTGACCAAATCCAATCGGATGCTGCTTTAGTCTCTCGTATGATTCGAAATTTCCCCAATGATTGGTCAAAAGGTATGTTCGATTTTGCTAGTATTTGTTTCCCTTATTTTTTTGAAGGGGAAAAAGAATCTGAACCAAATCATTTAAAATTGTTGTTAGACACACTTGATGCAGGAAAAGGGATGAGTCCACCTTCTGGTTTATCAGATGTCGAAATTTCATCCGAACTATTTCCGTTAGAAGGAGTCACTGGTTCCAAAAATTCACTTACTCCTTCTGATTATTCAAGCATTTGTAAAAGTATGGGTATTGATGCTGACATATCAGAAATTACATACAGATATTATAAAGATAAAGCACTACCATACCTTGTTCCATTCCCCGAACGGAAAATTCCTGGAGCAAAAGAAGAAATCCTGGAAGGAAATGATTTATGGGATCCTGGTTCTCCAATTGAAAAAATCAATTGGTTGGAATCTACGATCAAAAGTCCTGTGATCATTCCTGGTTACACAACAGTGGAAGATGTTTATGGTGAGACCGAATCGAATGAAATCAAGGTGAACCCAATCGACTTAGACTTGTTTGTTGATTGTTCTGGTTCGATGCCCAATCCGAAGCAAGATTTATCCTACTTAACATTGGCTGGTGCTATCATAGCACTGTCTGCCCTGAAAACAGGTAGTTCTGTGAGAGTTACATTATGGTCAGGAGAAAGGGAATTTTTAACCACTGATGGCTTCATTCAGAATGAAAAGGAAATTTTAAAAGTACTGACAGGTTATTTTGGAGGCGGAACTTGTTTTCCTTTAGAACTCTTGGAAGACGAATACAAGGATCCTCCCAAACGAAAAAGGCATATCCTTGTGATCTCCGATGATGGAATTGATACGATGTTTACGCAAAACTACCCAAGGGATCCGAGGGCCATAGTTAAAAATGCACTCGAACAAGCGCAAGGTGGAGGTTCTATGGTTTTACAACTTTACCAACCAAACCATAATCCTGTGGTAAAAGAATTGGAAGAAAGTGGATGGGACATTTATCCCATTCAAAATTGGACAGATTTACTTCAGTTTAGCAAAGATTTCGTAGAAAAAAATTATGTTAGAAATCAGACATTACATTAA
- a CDS encoding AMP-binding protein, translating into MDSKRTPLLREEWDLELQKMFESRFAPKWNANIGDRIGEVEFEFVKSFQKDLVYAKEHSLYQTKESILSFIETYIKPSAFFKKQLEGIQWKQNFESIPFTNRDDLQSKITDIIPIDAKLENMVINPTSGTTGKPILAPNHPKAIGCYVPLIEYTVKKYGVTPIHSPNSTFAIQLCYQQNTIVYATCHSLAGGAKFAKINIHPNSWNKTTDLQNFLLEFSPQILTGDPYAFESAMKMGIKYKPEAIHSTALELTPALRNNLSEYFQCPIINFYSLNETGPIAYSCPKDPEWMHLLPHDLYIEVISNETLTPLPTGNVGEIVLTGGRNPYLPLLRYRTGDQGEIQYGTCECGDHFPRLRLLSGRKPVYFQKPNGETINPIDVARILRKNPIIYQFQVEQVTEVRWECRLSLSEEIEIGKSNLEKEKTKIKAELESLFGEGSQVYISTNFPLDGKKQIVFINSYLSQRETKI; encoded by the coding sequence TTGGATTCAAAAAGAACACCACTTTTACGAGAGGAATGGGATCTCGAATTACAAAAAATGTTCGAGTCACGTTTTGCGCCCAAATGGAATGCAAACATTGGGGACCGAATTGGCGAAGTGGAATTTGAATTTGTAAAGTCCTTCCAAAAGGATTTAGTGTATGCAAAAGAACATTCTCTGTATCAAACAAAAGAATCGATCCTCTCCTTTATCGAAACTTACATCAAACCATCTGCATTTTTTAAAAAACAACTGGAAGGGATCCAATGGAAACAAAACTTTGAGTCCATCCCCTTTACAAACCGTGATGACTTACAGTCAAAAATCACAGACATCATCCCAATAGATGCAAAGCTAGAGAATATGGTGATCAATCCGACTTCTGGTACAACAGGAAAACCGATCCTTGCACCAAACCACCCAAAGGCGATTGGATGTTATGTGCCTCTAATCGAATACACTGTCAAAAAGTATGGAGTAACTCCCATCCATTCTCCAAATTCCACCTTTGCCATTCAACTTTGTTACCAACAAAATACAATTGTATATGCCACCTGCCATAGTTTGGCGGGAGGAGCCAAATTTGCAAAAATCAATATCCATCCCAATTCTTGGAACAAAACTACCGATTTACAAAACTTTCTTTTAGAATTTTCCCCACAAATTTTAACAGGTGACCCTTATGCATTTGAATCGGCAATGAAAATGGGTATCAAATATAAACCTGAAGCCATTCATTCTACAGCTTTAGAGCTAACACCCGCTTTACGAAATAATCTTTCCGAATACTTCCAATGCCCCATTATCAATTTTTATTCGCTAAATGAAACTGGTCCCATCGCTTATTCCTGTCCCAAAGATCCAGAATGGATGCACCTACTGCCACATGATTTGTATATAGAGGTGATCTCCAATGAAACACTCACACCACTCCCCACTGGCAATGTGGGTGAGATTGTCCTCACAGGTGGGAGGAATCCTTACTTACCTCTCCTTAGGTATAGAACTGGTGACCAAGGAGAAATCCAATACGGAACTTGTGAATGTGGGGACCATTTCCCTCGTTTACGCCTGTTATCTGGTCGAAAACCAGTCTACTTCCAAAAACCAAATGGGGAAACGATCAATCCAATTGATGTGGCAAGGATTCTCAGAAAAAATCCCATCATCTACCAATTCCAAGTGGAACAAGTCACTGAAGTGAGATGGGAATGTAGGTTATCACTTTCTGAGGAGATTGAAATAGGTAAATCCAACTTGGAAAAAGAAAAAACGAAAATCAAAGCAGAACTTGAATCCCTTTTTGGAGAAGGATCTCAAGTGTATATAAGCACAAATTTTCCGTTAGATGGTAAAAAACAAATTGTTTTTATCAATTCCTATCTTTCCCAAAGAGAAACAAAAATATGA
- a CDS encoding AAA family ATPase — protein MKHGLILGKFYPPHKGHLHLVQEAKKQCEVLTVLVCSLEKEIIPGALRFEWMKELLPNQNINIIWIKDENPQFPEDHPHFWQIWKQTIESHTPYPIHSLFTSETYGDPLASVLGCKHIPVDIGRNQIPISATKIREFPLKYWEYIPEPIRPYFVKKIVLTGSESVGKTTLAKKLAELFQTNWIPEFARDYLEKKPSPMEESDFLPIAKGHLLSEVETTKTSNGLLFLDTDLLTTKVYLERYYGSEIPWLTERALGLRYDASLFLDIDIPWEKDKLRDLGGEREEMKIRFVNAMEEAKRDYFLVKGNFLEREKLAIEFVNQIKDLPINPFSFTKEQINLRMIE, from the coding sequence ATGAAACATGGACTCATCTTAGGCAAGTTTTACCCACCTCACAAAGGCCATCTGCATTTGGTTCAGGAAGCGAAGAAGCAGTGTGAGGTTTTGACAGTCCTTGTTTGTTCCTTGGAAAAGGAGATCATTCCTGGTGCACTTCGATTTGAATGGATGAAGGAACTCCTGCCAAATCAAAACATAAACATCATATGGATAAAGGATGAAAACCCACAATTCCCCGAAGACCATCCCCATTTTTGGCAGATATGGAAACAAACCATTGAGTCCCATACGCCATACCCCATTCATTCTCTCTTTACATCTGAAACCTATGGAGACCCACTAGCATCTGTTTTAGGATGCAAACACATACCTGTTGATATCGGAAGAAACCAAATTCCAATCTCTGCTACAAAAATCCGTGAATTCCCACTGAAGTATTGGGAGTACATCCCTGAACCGATTCGACCTTATTTTGTAAAAAAAATTGTACTTACGGGGAGTGAATCGGTGGGGAAAACGACACTAGCGAAAAAACTAGCTGAATTGTTCCAAACCAATTGGATCCCTGAATTTGCCAGAGATTACTTAGAAAAAAAACCAAGTCCAATGGAAGAATCTGATTTTCTACCAATCGCAAAAGGACATTTATTATCAGAGGTCGAAACAACCAAAACTTCCAACGGGCTTTTATTTTTAGATACGGATTTACTTACGACAAAAGTTTATTTGGAACGGTATTACGGGTCAGAAATCCCTTGGCTCACCGAACGAGCGCTTGGTTTACGTTATGATGCCTCTTTATTTTTAGACATCGACATCCCTTGGGAAAAGGACAAATTACGGGACTTAGGTGGAGAAAGAGAGGAGATGAAAATTCGCTTTGTAAATGCGATGGAAGAGGCAAAACGAGATTATTTTTTGGTGAAAGGGAATTTTTTAGAAAGAGAAAAACTTGCGATCGAGTTTGTGAACCAAATCAAAGACCTACCAATCAATCCATTCTCATTCACAAAAGAGCAGATCAATTTACGTATGATTGAATGA
- a CDS encoding phytanoyl-CoA dioxygenase family protein, with the protein MDILSLYQGKAYKGSLSNESKSFLNPIHNCIQEEFSKGIPTKVSSEISYPELQTAMANIRSRIYENVSIKGFLFPILEEWKVDANDVYVDLFRLRCVPNGFHTLEGAKSVQYIHRDPWYANPQNQINLWLPITNVELGSGFSLYPSYFEKPIPNNSSLFEYEHWKETGGFQTNTTHPRIGEKIFPKPLEEVKDPNPLSVYGDFGDCFIFASHHLHGTNDNTQGYSRFSLEVRFVIGEHTKQHLGPKNIDNGSQGTTLFDMKHLLTGEILPSEVIQSYVN; encoded by the coding sequence ATGGACATTTTATCCCTTTATCAAGGTAAAGCCTACAAAGGTTCTCTTTCTAACGAATCAAAATCTTTTTTAAACCCCATACACAACTGCATCCAAGAAGAATTTTCGAAAGGAATTCCAACCAAAGTCAGTTCAGAAATTTCGTATCCTGAATTACAAACTGCAATGGCAAACATCCGTTCTAGGATTTACGAGAATGTTTCCATCAAAGGATTTTTGTTCCCCATTTTAGAAGAATGGAAAGTAGATGCAAATGATGTGTATGTAGATTTATTTCGACTCCGTTGTGTTCCCAATGGATTTCATACCTTAGAAGGTGCAAAATCTGTCCAGTACATCCACCGTGACCCTTGGTATGCGAATCCGCAAAACCAAATTAACCTTTGGCTTCCGATCACAAACGTAGAGTTAGGTTCTGGATTTTCCTTGTATCCATCCTATTTTGAAAAGCCCATTCCCAATAATTCTTCTTTGTTCGAATACGAACATTGGAAAGAAACAGGTGGCTTCCAAACAAATACAACCCACCCGCGTATTGGCGAAAAAATATTTCCAAAACCATTAGAGGAAGTAAAAGATCCAAATCCACTTTCGGTGTATGGTGATTTTGGAGATTGTTTTATTTTCGCCTCACACCACTTACACGGAACAAACGATAATACACAAGGGTATTCTCGATTTAGTTTGGAAGTAAGGTTCGTCATTGGTGAACATACCAAACAACACTTAGGCCCGAAAAATATCGATAATGGATCCCAAGGTACCACGCTTTTTGACATGAAACATCTATTGACTGGCGAAATTTTACCAAGTGAGGTCATTCAATCATACGTAAATTGA
- the lmtA gene encoding lipid A Kdo2 1-phosphate O-methyltransferase — protein MALIEELNQQGNFLFRWRSYIPGVILFLSLLYLPYVPYFQGNYMSNLYWLTAAFVVSLAGLFVRCFTIGYTPKNTSGRNTKQQVADVVNQSGIYSLVRHPLYVGNFLMYLGPVIILRDFAFALVYIMFFYLYYERIIFAEEYFLRGKFKDAYLKWADKTPAFIPRLSGYVKPNLDFSFRNIWKREYPSLFGIIVVFTVFDLIQIYYQEPNLRAVDIVGIWKPFHTWFFGFGLVFYVVTRLIVKTTKLLEVEGR, from the coding sequence ATGGCACTTATAGAAGAACTCAACCAACAAGGCAATTTTCTCTTCCGATGGCGCTCCTACATTCCAGGAGTCATTTTGTTCCTTTCCTTACTGTATCTACCGTATGTTCCTTATTTCCAAGGGAATTATATGTCCAATTTGTATTGGTTAACAGCTGCATTTGTAGTTAGTTTAGCAGGTCTTTTTGTAAGATGTTTTACCATTGGTTACACTCCCAAAAATACATCTGGTCGAAATACAAAACAACAAGTAGCCGATGTCGTCAACCAATCAGGGATTTATTCTCTTGTGAGACATCCCCTTTATGTGGGAAACTTTTTAATGTATTTGGGGCCAGTAATCATTTTACGAGATTTTGCTTTTGCATTAGTATACATCATGTTCTTTTATCTATATTATGAAAGGATTATCTTTGCTGAAGAGTATTTCCTACGTGGTAAATTCAAAGATGCTTATTTAAAATGGGCAGACAAAACACCAGCATTTATCCCTCGTTTGTCGGGTTATGTAAAACCGAATTTGGACTTTTCTTTTCGTAATATTTGGAAACGAGAATACCCAAGTTTGTTTGGAATCATCGTTGTGTTTACAGTGTTTGATTTAATCCAAATTTATTACCAAGAACCAAACTTACGTGCAGTCGACATTGTTGGGATCTGGAAACCATTTCATACTTGGTTTTTTGGGTTTGGACTTGTGTTTTATGTTGTCACACGTCTTATTGTAAAGACCACCAAACTTTTAGAAGTCGAAGGGCGCTAA
- a CDS encoding 1-acyl-sn-glycerol-3-phosphate acyltransferase, translating to MSIKSFIPAKFNLPALWFTDLTLPLLNKLVHNIDSIEISENDIKTLKSLQKERLVYISNHPTTKEPGVAFHVANIMGSRFHYMAAREVFEWGYGFVGDFIQSIGAYSVLAGAPDRESLKASRSILANNSGKLALFPEGEPTSGMNDTLLPFQPGVAQLGIWGLEDALKQDPNATIWVLPTFIKYRMTSSIQSMQRDIDQSLTRMEERLGISKTGKDIVHRFLSVGKRMMEREEKEYGVPVDESKADDFDYRLGRMRHAMLDNIARKANIPKWDGDANAIEKLRKILSVLEMVSVGMPDPNGELPSLEMARWARNAATKAYDFISIQTAYIKELPSPERLYEFLYRYENEILGETKSRPHKAVVRLGNPFKINDYLGSYKEDKKKTIDNITERLRDELQSMLVDEKSKSNPLFPSQYIF from the coding sequence ATGTCAATCAAATCCTTCATTCCTGCAAAGTTCAATCTCCCTGCTCTTTGGTTTACCGATCTGACACTACCTCTTCTCAACAAATTGGTTCACAATATCGATTCGATTGAAATCTCTGAAAATGACATAAAAACTTTAAAATCCTTACAAAAAGAACGCCTGGTTTACATTTCCAACCACCCCACAACCAAAGAACCGGGTGTTGCCTTCCATGTTGCAAACATTATGGGTTCTCGTTTTCATTACATGGCAGCAAGGGAGGTATTTGAATGGGGGTATGGGTTTGTTGGTGATTTTATCCAGTCAATCGGAGCCTACTCTGTGTTAGCTGGTGCACCTGACCGCGAATCCTTAAAGGCCTCAAGATCCATCCTTGCAAACAACTCAGGCAAATTGGCTCTGTTTCCAGAAGGGGAACCCACAAGTGGAATGAATGATACCTTACTCCCCTTCCAACCAGGAGTTGCCCAACTTGGGATTTGGGGTTTAGAAGACGCACTCAAACAAGATCCAAATGCTACCATCTGGGTCCTTCCTACTTTCATCAAATATCGGATGACGAGTTCCATCCAATCCATGCAACGAGACATCGACCAAAGTCTGACGAGAATGGAAGAGAGACTTGGAATTTCCAAAACGGGAAAGGACATTGTGCACCGATTTTTATCGGTTGGGAAACGAATGATGGAACGGGAAGAAAAAGAATATGGTGTGCCTGTTGACGAAAGTAAGGCCGATGATTTTGACTACCGATTGGGTCGGATGCGACATGCAATGTTAGATAATATCGCAAGAAAAGCGAACATCCCAAAATGGGATGGAGATGCCAATGCAATCGAAAAACTGAGAAAGATACTCAGTGTTCTCGAAATGGTTTCTGTAGGGATGCCTGACCCCAATGGAGAACTCCCTAGTTTGGAAATGGCAAGGTGGGCAAGGAATGCCGCCACAAAAGCTTATGATTTTATCTCCATCCAAACTGCTTACATCAAAGAATTACCAAGCCCTGAACGCTTATATGAATTTTTGTACCGTTATGAAAACGAAATTTTAGGCGAAACTAAATCCAGGCCTCACAAAGCAGTCGTTAGACTAGGAAACCCATTTAAGATCAATGACTATCTTGGTTCTTATAAGGAAGACAAAAAGAAAACTATAGACAACATTACAGAACGTCTAAGAGATGAGTTACAATCTATGTTAGTAGATGAAAAGTCCAAATCAAATCCACTATTCCCGAGTCAGTATATTTTTTAA
- a CDS encoding rubrerythrin, whose product MGQATETKNDSIPQVLQAIITNETNHALWLNTLSLLEHIGSRKILLTQSSEDTSEMILRHATEEARHALFFKKAARMIQPEFRSGYQNSSLVRGTAARIYFAKLDTLVRRNLRKVFPEEKTFTYLAYLYTTTVIEKRAMVIYTAYDEILNESGSPIRLTNLILEEEGHLSEMSAEMFRLDPNASERLAQLEAEEAKIFARFWRQISEFSLN is encoded by the coding sequence ATGGGCCAAGCGACAGAGACAAAAAACGATTCGATCCCGCAAGTTTTACAAGCCATCATCACAAATGAGACAAACCATGCTCTTTGGCTGAACACTCTCTCTCTACTCGAACACATCGGGTCCCGCAAAATCCTTCTCACACAATCGAGTGAAGATACTTCCGAAATGATTTTACGCCATGCCACGGAAGAAGCAAGGCATGCCCTCTTTTTCAAAAAAGCCGCAAGGATGATCCAACCAGAGTTCCGATCTGGGTACCAAAACTCCTCACTGGTTCGGGGGACAGCTGCAAGAATTTATTTCGCAAAACTGGACACGCTGGTGCGCCGGAATTTGCGAAAGGTTTTCCCAGAGGAAAAAACCTTCACCTACCTTGCCTATTTGTACACTACAACGGTGATTGAAAAAAGAGCGATGGTCATCTACACTGCTTACGACGAAATTTTGAACGAGTCTGGTTCTCCCATCCGCCTAACCAACCTCATCCTAGAAGAGGAAGGCCATTTGTCCGAGATGAGTGCAGAAATGTTCCGTTTGGACCCAAATGCTTCCGAAAGGCTTGCCCAATTGGAAGCGGAAGAAGCGAAAATTTTCGCCCGTTTTTGGCGCCAAATCAGCGAATTCTCCCTAAATTAA